The Pseudomonas allokribbensis genome has a window encoding:
- a CDS encoding FecR family protein, whose protein sequence is MNHTDRVTPTPAQEQAAFAWLSLLHDRPSTGDQLTFSQWLRADPAHAEAYAQAQVIWELSEGPARTLADEESFALQGYLNAMDRPRRPQIRRWAGALAMAACLLLMISLGTGWQPQRWVDDLGADYVSAPGEIRTVTLADQSQVTLDADSAIAVDFSHGERHVQVRRGAGFFSVTHTGEPFVVEAEKGQARVLGTQFEVRLQPHGAQITVLSGRVGVTAARDAEQQILTAGQQVAYGKGIAEKLHAVDSEAQLAWRQGWLTYYKSTLADVVQDLRRYYPGRIMLLNDELGARKVSGSFPSKDPQAVLNSLQGVLGFEQHQVLGKLIILR, encoded by the coding sequence GTGAATCACACCGACCGCGTCACCCCGACGCCCGCTCAGGAGCAGGCGGCTTTTGCCTGGTTGAGCCTGTTGCACGACCGCCCCAGCACCGGTGACCAACTGACCTTCAGCCAATGGCTGCGAGCCGACCCGGCCCACGCCGAGGCTTACGCCCAGGCGCAAGTCATCTGGGAATTGAGCGAAGGGCCGGCCCGCACTCTGGCGGATGAAGAGTCGTTCGCCTTGCAGGGCTATCTGAATGCGATGGACCGGCCGCGCCGTCCGCAGATTCGACGTTGGGCCGGAGCGCTGGCAATGGCGGCCTGTCTGTTGTTGATGATCAGCCTCGGCACCGGTTGGCAGCCGCAGCGCTGGGTCGATGATCTGGGCGCCGACTATGTTTCGGCACCCGGCGAAATCCGCACCGTGACCTTGGCCGATCAGTCCCAGGTCACGCTGGACGCCGACAGCGCCATCGCCGTGGATTTCAGTCATGGCGAGCGGCATGTTCAGGTACGTCGAGGCGCCGGTTTTTTCAGCGTGACCCACACCGGCGAGCCGTTTGTGGTCGAGGCTGAAAAGGGCCAGGCGCGTGTGCTTGGCACGCAGTTCGAAGTGCGCCTGCAACCGCATGGCGCACAAATCACCGTGTTGTCCGGGCGCGTTGGCGTGACGGCGGCGCGGGATGCCGAGCAGCAGATTCTCACCGCCGGCCAGCAAGTGGCATATGGCAAAGGCATCGCGGAAAAACTGCACGCCGTGGACAGCGAAGCGCAACTGGCCTGGCGTCAGGGCTGGCTGACTTACTACAAGTCGACACTGGCGGATGTGGTGCAGGATCTGCGGCGTTATTACCCGGGACGGATCATGTTGCTCAATGATGAACTCGGCGCGCGCAAGGTCAGCGGAAGCTTTCCGAGCAAGGATCCGCAAGCCGTGCTGAATTCGCTGCAGGGGGTTCTGGGATTCGAGCAGCATCAGGTGCTGGGCAAGCTGATTATCCTGCGCTGA
- a CDS encoding TonB-dependent siderophore receptor, with amino-acid sequence MKSRAKSGSVKQWFGASALSFAALALLPMSVAQAAESNSSQPQKQFSFSLAAKPLPQALSDFSRVTGQSVVYTVEAPYGLNAPAVNGQMSAEQALQRLLSGSGLTFRRTDSHTLALEPQPTAGALNLGATNITSVIDQPMSYQPPETSSVMRSSASLQEIPQTVNVIPAQVIRDQAPRNLDDALANVSGITQGNTLGSTQDSVMTRGFGDNRNGSIMRDGMPVVQGRGMNATVDRVEVLKGPASLLYGIQDPGGVVNMVSKKPELTQYNALTLRGSTYGDGKNGSGGSFDSTGALGDSGLAYRMVLDHEDEDYWRNFGTHRESLIAPSLAWYGERTKLLFAYEHREFLTPFDRGTLIDPRTNHPLDISRNERLDEKFNDMEGRSDLYHFEADHELNDDWKAHFGYSWNRETYDASQVRVTAIDTKKGTLTRSMDGTQGAISTDRFTTASLEGKVNVLGMQHDLVFGVDDEYRKIYRADLIRQKSLSTFSYVNPVYGREVAGTTVSPADSAQTDLLRSDSVFLQDSIHLNDQWILVAGGRFQEYDQYAGKGVPFKANTDSNGQKWVPRAGLVYRYTDALSFYGSYTESFKPNSTIAPLSGSSTVLDGSIAPEEAKSWELGARLDIPGRVTGNIALFDIKKRNVLVANAEGPTTIYSAAGEVRSRGLEMDLTGQLSDRWSMIGSYAYTDAEVTEDPDYKGNKLQNVAKNTGSLSAVYDFGSVIGGDQLRVGAGARYVGERAGNAVNDFELPSYTVADAFATYDTKVEGQKVKFQLNVKNLFDRTYYTSAASRFFVSMGDSRQISLSSTLEF; translated from the coding sequence ATGAAGTCCAGGGCAAAATCGGGTTCGGTCAAACAGTGGTTCGGTGCCTCGGCGCTGAGTTTTGCGGCGTTGGCGTTGCTGCCGATGAGCGTGGCGCAGGCCGCTGAAAGCAACAGCAGCCAGCCACAGAAACAGTTCAGTTTTTCCCTGGCCGCCAAACCGCTGCCGCAAGCCTTGAGCGACTTCAGTCGCGTGACCGGTCAGAGCGTGGTCTACACCGTCGAAGCGCCGTACGGCCTCAACGCACCGGCGGTCAATGGCCAGATGAGCGCGGAACAGGCGTTGCAACGTTTGCTCAGCGGGTCCGGCCTGACCTTTCGCCGTACCGACAGCCACACCCTGGCGCTCGAACCGCAACCGACCGCAGGCGCGTTGAACCTCGGTGCGACGAACATCACCTCGGTCATCGATCAACCGATGAGTTATCAGCCACCGGAAACCAGTTCGGTGATGCGTTCCTCGGCCTCGCTTCAGGAAATTCCGCAGACCGTCAACGTGATCCCGGCCCAGGTCATTCGCGATCAGGCACCGCGCAACCTCGATGATGCGCTGGCCAACGTCAGTGGTATCACCCAGGGCAACACGCTGGGCAGCACCCAGGATTCGGTGATGACCCGGGGCTTCGGCGACAACCGCAACGGTTCGATCATGCGCGACGGCATGCCGGTGGTGCAGGGCCGTGGCATGAACGCGACCGTGGATCGCGTCGAAGTGCTCAAGGGCCCGGCCTCGCTGTTGTACGGGATTCAGGACCCGGGCGGCGTGGTCAACATGGTCAGCAAAAAGCCCGAACTGACCCAGTACAACGCCCTGACCCTGCGCGGTTCCACCTACGGCGATGGCAAGAACGGCAGCGGCGGCTCGTTCGACAGCACCGGTGCGCTGGGTGACTCCGGTCTGGCCTATCGCATGGTGCTCGATCACGAAGACGAAGATTACTGGCGCAATTTCGGTACCCACCGTGAAAGCCTGATCGCGCCGTCTCTGGCCTGGTACGGCGAGCGCACCAAGCTGTTGTTTGCCTATGAGCATCGGGAATTCCTGACGCCGTTCGACCGTGGCACGCTGATCGATCCACGCACCAACCATCCGCTGGACATCTCGCGCAACGAACGTCTCGACGAGAAATTCAACGACATGGAAGGGCGCTCGGACCTCTATCACTTCGAGGCCGACCACGAACTCAACGACGACTGGAAAGCCCATTTCGGCTACAGCTGGAACCGCGAAACCTACGACGCCAGCCAGGTCCGCGTGACCGCGATCGACACCAAGAAAGGCACGCTGACCCGCAGCATGGACGGCACCCAGGGCGCGATCAGCACCGACCGTTTCACCACCGCCAGCCTCGAAGGCAAGGTCAACGTACTGGGCATGCAGCATGACCTGGTGTTCGGCGTCGATGACGAGTACCGCAAGATCTACCGCGCCGACCTGATCCGTCAGAAAAGCCTGAGCACCTTCAGCTACGTCAATCCGGTCTACGGCCGCGAAGTCGCAGGCACCACCGTCAGCCCGGCGGACAGTGCGCAGACCGATCTGCTGCGCAGTGATTCGGTGTTCCTGCAGGACTCGATTCACCTCAACGACCAGTGGATTCTGGTGGCCGGCGGACGCTTCCAGGAATACGACCAGTACGCCGGCAAAGGCGTGCCATTCAAGGCCAACACCGACAGCAACGGCCAGAAGTGGGTGCCGCGTGCAGGCCTGGTGTATCGCTACACCGACGCGTTGTCGTTCTACGGCAGCTACACCGAGTCGTTCAAACCGAACTCGACCATCGCCCCGCTGAGCGGCAGCAGCACCGTGCTCGACGGCAGCATCGCGCCGGAAGAAGCCAAGTCCTGGGAACTGGGCGCACGCCTTGACATTCCGGGGCGTGTCACCGGCAACATCGCCTTGTTCGACATCAAGAAACGCAACGTGCTGGTGGCCAACGCCGAAGGCCCGACCACGATCTACAGCGCCGCCGGTGAAGTGCGTTCCCGTGGCCTGGAAATGGACCTGACCGGCCAGCTCAGTGATCGCTGGAGCATGATCGGCAGCTACGCCTACACCGACGCCGAGGTTACGGAAGATCCCGACTACAAAGGCAACAAGCTGCAAAACGTGGCGAAGAACACCGGCTCGCTGTCGGCGGTCTACGACTTCGGCAGCGTGATCGGCGGCGATCAACTGCGCGTCGGTGCCGGTGCGCGATATGTCGGTGAGCGAGCGGGTAACGCGGTGAATGATTTCGAGCTGCCGAGCTACACCGTGGCCGATGCGTTCGCCACGTACGACACCAAAGTCGAAGGGCAGAAGGTCAAGTTTCAGCTCAACGTGAAGAACCTGTTCGACCGCACCTACTACACCTCGGCGGCCAGCCGGTTCTTCGTGTCGATGGGCGATTCGCGGCAGATTTCGTTGTCGAGCACGCTGGAGTTCTGA